From one Dasypus novemcinctus isolate mDasNov1 chromosome 28, mDasNov1.1.hap2, whole genome shotgun sequence genomic stretch:
- the DACT2 gene encoding dapper homolog 2, with protein MWAPGSPAAARPPAGGWDRCRVGERLSAALAGLQELQVLRDKQQALVRGALAPQPPPAPARLPAPEAAARDPRSKEHRLEATLASLKEQLSRLRRQDVGLKTHLDQLDQQISELQLDVCKTSNEPLADSDSRPSSGFYDLSDGGSCSLSTSCTSVYHDSISSSLSSLLPAGQPPKAGLSPGDDRPKSADETTVRAAHLPPRRPRVVEASPPGGSPPGAGGPLGRARPRPVSTGDLERMVPADVQLQKARADPMPSSLLCHGIELQSHLVDPKYQSDLVSKSGKEVYPYPSPLHAVALQSPLFALTKETQKMDNVLPLSKPVPGTSGPHLIGTRLVSEARPTGAYIDKLLQLTRGQGKLSRGGVGEQEAPKSEASTSQQKYGGQGMGNVGRLEKPDCSPGNKDMEGLLQRRKTAGDPLKQQGSGSLVDTRPPTNLPEETKPSDSCVLGKTVLDSPWPGCELDASPCSRAQPPHTTADCWDGSAILPSGKENLMSPSRDTGQFVQAQLVASDAHPTRLKTGNSKVKAVKIKRRSSDKVLRFGKQQSPLPERRRGAHVVHWLPTEWKPSHKSHGYGGLRRRPTFAGEAPGRSCSESSLYPVPFFVPLVMAQRESYRSSAHVMYPFEVAHFNMAANGGAKKKQRKWQSTVEISAKAHLASFPTDPSPGPPQLAGRRAGGLRPAGTRGRPNTPRHGPSAQSESERSEYSADCTSLFHSTIVETSEEDVSDSTADCFGDKESSDSDSEGCGRSSGSSVMLDWEEAGRGALVRPPSAAQRPPSALPPSKPPVPPVPKLCRIKASRALKKKIRRFQPAALRVMTMM; from the exons ATGTGGGCGCCGGGCAGCCCGGCGGCAGCGAGACCCCCGGCCGGGGGCTGGGACCGCTGCCGGGTGGGAGAGAGGCTGAGCGCCGCGCTGGCCGGGCTGCAGGAGCTCCAGGTGCTGCGCGACAAGCAGCAGGCGCTGGTGCGGGGCGCGCTggccccgcagcccccgcccgcgcccgcccggCTGCCCGCCCCCGAGGCCGCGGCGCGCGACCCCCGCAGCAAGGAGCACCGGCTGGAAGCCACGCTCGCGTCGCTCAAGGAACAGCTG TCCCGTTTAAGACGACAGGACGTTGGCCTGAAAACCCACCTGGATCAGCTGGACCAGCAGATAAGCGAGCTGCAGCTGGACGTGTGCAAGACGTCCAACGAGCCCCTGGCGGACAGCGACAGCCGACCCAGCTCAG GCTTCTACGACCTGAGCGACGGCGGCTCCTGCTCGCTCTCCACCTCCTGCACGTCCGTGTACCACGACTCCATCTCGTCCTCCCTCAGCAGTCTGCTGCCTGCCGGCCAGCCCCCCAAGGCCGGGCTCAGCCCCGGCGATGACCGGCCCAAGTCGGCCGACGAGACCACCGTGCGGGCCGCGCACCTGCCTCCACGGAGGCCCCGCGTCGTGGAGGCCAGTCCACCTGGGGGCAGCCCACCAGGTGCCGGGGGGCCCCTGGGCAGGGCCAGACCCCGGCCCGTCTCCACAG GTGACCTTGAAAGAATGGTACCAGCTGATGTGCAACTTCAGAAAGCCAGGGCAGATCCCATGCCCAGTTCACTCCTTTGCCATGGCATAGAACTGCAGTCCCACTTGGTGGACCCAAAATATCAGAGTGACTTGGTATCGAAGAGTGGCAAGGAAGTATACCCTTACCCAAGTCCCCTGCATGCAGTGGCTTTGCAGAGTCCCCTCTTCGCCCTGACCAAGGAGACCCAAAAGATGGACAACGTCTTGCCCCTTAGTAAGCCCGTTCCTGGCACTTCGGGCCCACACTTAATTGGGACTAGACTTGTCTCTGAGGCTCGCCCAACAGGAGCCTACATTGACAAGCTGCTGCAGCTGACAAGAGGCCAAGGGAAGCTGTCAAGGGGCGGTGTGGGTGAGCAGGAAGCCCCAAAAAGTGAGGCATCCACATCCCAGCAGAAGTATGGAGGACAGGGAATGGGCAACGTAGGTCGGCTTGAGAAGCCGGATTGCTCTCCAGGGAATAAGGACATGGAAGGCTTGCTTCAGAGGAGAAAGACTGCGGGAGACCCCCTCAAGCAGCAGGGATCTGGGTCTCTTGTGGACACCCGTCCACCTACCAACCTTCCAGAAGAAACCAAACCCTCAGATAGCTGCGTCCTTGGGAAGACCGTTCTGGACTCCCCTTGGCCAGGGTGTGAGCTGGACGCCTCTCCCTGCTCCCGGGCACAGCCGCCTCACACCACTGCGGATTGCTGGGATGGCAGCGCCATCTTGCCATCTGGGAAGGAGAACCTTATGAGCCCTTCCCGAGACACAGGACAGTTTGTCCAGGCCCAGTTAGTCGCCAGCGATGCTCACCCAACGAGGCTGAAAACGGGCAACTCCAAGGTGAAGGCCGTGAAGATCAAGAGAAGGAGCAGCGATAAGGTGCTAAGGTTTGGGAAGCAGCAGTCGCCGTTACCAGAGAGGCGTCGGGGCGCCCACGTGGTCCACTGGCTGCCCACTGAGTGGAAACCTTCCCACAAGTCCCACGGCTATGGAGGTCTCAGGAGGAGGCCAACCTTCGCAGGGGAGGCACCTGGCCGGTCTTGCTCAGAGTCCAGCCTCTACCCGGTGCCTTTCTTTGTCCCACTGGTGATGGCCCAGCGGGAGAGTTACCGCTCATCAGCCCACGTCATGTATCCCTTCGAAGTGGCCCATTTCAATATGGCGGCCAATGGGGGCGCCAAGAAGAAGCAACGCAAGTGGCAGTCCACCGTGGAGATCTCAGCCAAGGCCCACCTAGCCAGCTTTCCTACTGACCCTAGCCCAGGGCCCCCCCAGCTGGCAGGAAGGAGAGCGGGTGGCCTGCGGCCTGCGGGGACCAGGGGCAGGCCCAACACGCCCCGCCATGGCCCTTCTGCCCAGAGCGAGTCGGAGCGCTCTGAGTACTCGGCCGACTGCACCTCACTCTTCCACTCCACCATCGTGGAGACGAGCGAGGAGGATGTGAGCGACTCGACTGCCGACTGTTTTGGGGACAAGGAGTCCAGTGACAGTGACTCGGAGGGCTGTGGCCGGAGCAGTGGGAGCAGCGTCATGCTGGACTGGGAGGAGGCGGGCAGAGGGGCGCTGGTTCGGCCTCCGTCTGCTGCTCAGCGGCCACCAAGCGCCCTGCCCCCCTCGAAGCCACCCGTCCCCCCAGTGCCCAAACTCTGCCGCATTAAGGCCTCCAGAGCCTTGAAGAAAAAGATCCGCCGGTTCCAGCCAGCTGCGCTGAGAGTGATGACCATGATGTGA